From a single Micromonospora carbonacea genomic region:
- the dnaG gene encoding DNA primase: MAGRIRDEDIALVRERTSIAEVISDTVTLRSAGGGNLKGLCPFHDEKSPSFNVSPARNVWYCFGCGAGGDAIKFLMDADHLSFVESVERLAARAGIQLRYVENDQAAPRAARPQQGQRQRLVAAHAAAVEFYQAQLGTAGARPAREFLARRGFDRAAAQRYACGFAPDAWDLLTKHLRQQGFTHDELVTAGLSRPSRSGTLIDRFRRRLMWPIRDITGDPIGFGARKLFDDDDGPKYLNTPETPIYKKSHVLYGIDQAKREIAKQGKVVVVEGYTDVMACHLADVPTAVATCGTAFGADHISVLRRLLLDTDDVAGEIIFTFDGDAAGQKAALRAFDDDQRFVGRTFIAVSPDNMDPCDLRLAKGDLAVRDLVARREPLVDFALRHVINRYDLDTVDGRVEAMRRAAPIVAKIKDREKRPEYVRKLAGDLGMEIEPVQRAVLAAASGQPAGGAAAAPARAARPAPATDSPMSLVEREALKLALQEPVLAGPMFDAVEAAEYHHPVHVAVREAIAAAGGAAAATQGAVWVEAVRDACADLAAQALVGELAVEPLRIDGEPDPRYVSVTIARLQWGSVTGRIRDLKSKIQRVNPVSNKDEYFALFGELLSLEQHARALREQAAGGL; this comes from the coding sequence ATGGCTGGGCGGATCCGCGACGAGGACATCGCGCTGGTCCGGGAGCGCACCTCGATCGCCGAGGTCATCTCGGACACGGTGACGCTCCGGTCGGCCGGCGGCGGCAACCTCAAGGGGCTGTGCCCGTTCCACGACGAGAAGAGCCCCTCGTTCAACGTCTCGCCCGCCCGTAACGTCTGGTACTGCTTCGGCTGCGGGGCCGGCGGCGACGCGATCAAGTTCCTGATGGACGCCGACCACCTCAGCTTCGTCGAGTCCGTCGAGCGGCTCGCCGCCCGCGCCGGCATCCAGCTTCGGTACGTCGAGAACGACCAGGCCGCCCCGCGCGCCGCCCGCCCCCAGCAGGGGCAGCGGCAGCGCCTGGTGGCCGCGCACGCCGCCGCCGTCGAGTTCTACCAGGCGCAGCTCGGCACGGCCGGGGCCCGACCGGCCCGGGAGTTCCTCGCCCGGCGGGGCTTCGACCGGGCCGCCGCCCAGCGGTACGCCTGCGGCTTCGCCCCGGACGCCTGGGACCTGCTCACCAAGCACCTGCGGCAGCAGGGCTTCACCCACGACGAGCTGGTCACGGCCGGGCTGTCGCGCCCGTCGCGTTCCGGCACCCTGATCGACCGGTTCCGTCGCCGGCTGATGTGGCCGATCCGCGACATCACCGGCGACCCGATCGGGTTCGGCGCCCGCAAGCTGTTCGACGACGACGACGGCCCGAAATACCTGAACACCCCCGAGACGCCGATCTACAAGAAGTCGCACGTCCTCTACGGCATCGACCAGGCCAAGCGGGAGATCGCCAAGCAGGGCAAGGTGGTCGTCGTCGAGGGCTACACCGACGTGATGGCCTGCCACCTGGCCGACGTCCCGACGGCGGTGGCGACCTGCGGCACGGCGTTCGGCGCGGACCACATCTCGGTGCTGCGCCGGCTGCTGCTGGACACCGACGACGTGGCGGGCGAGATCATCTTCACCTTCGACGGCGACGCCGCCGGGCAGAAGGCGGCGCTGCGCGCGTTCGACGACGACCAGCGCTTCGTCGGGCGCACCTTCATCGCGGTCAGCCCCGACAACATGGACCCGTGCGACCTGCGCCTGGCAAAGGGCGACCTGGCCGTGCGCGACCTGGTCGCCCGCCGCGAGCCGCTCGTCGACTTCGCGCTGCGCCACGTGATCAACCGGTACGACCTGGACACCGTCGACGGCCGGGTGGAGGCGATGCGCCGGGCCGCGCCGATCGTCGCGAAGATCAAGGACCGGGAGAAGCGCCCCGAGTACGTCCGCAAGCTCGCCGGCGACCTCGGCATGGAGATCGAGCCGGTGCAGCGGGCCGTGCTCGCCGCCGCCTCCGGCCAGCCCGCCGGCGGCGCGGCGGCGGCACCGGCGCGCGCCGCCCGGCCCGCGCCCGCCACGGACAGCCCGATGTCGCTGGTCGAGCGGGAGGCGCTGAAGCTCGCCCTCCAGGAGCCGGTGCTGGCCGGGCCGATGTTCGACGCGGTCGAGGCGGCGGAATACCACCACCCGGTGCACGTGGCCGTGCGGGAGGCGATCGCGGCGGCCGGCGGGGCCGCCGCCGCCACGCAGGGCGCGGTCTGGGTCGAGGCGGTCCGCGACGCCTGCGCCGACCTCGCCGCCCAGGCTCTCGTGGGCGAGCTGGCCGTGGAGCCGCTGCGCATCGACGGGGAGCCCGACCCCCGGTACGTCTCGGTGACCATCGCCCGGTTGCAGTGGGGCTCGGTGACCGGCCGGATCCGGGATCTCAAGTCGAAGATCCAGCGGGTCAACCCGGTCAGCAACAAGGACGAGTACTTCGCGCTGTTCGGGGAGCTGCTGTCGTTGGAGCAGCACGCGCGGGCGCTGCGCGAGCAGGCCGCGGGAGGGCTGTGA
- a CDS encoding ROK family protein, with translation MRTVEPLHLRLLRLLRDEGAVSRAELGDRLEMARPRLLAELERLVDLGYVAEAGLAASRGGRRSTLVELNPQLRFAAVDLGASSIDVEVVNGRLEPVSAYAEPADIRNGPKVTLQRVNELLHKFRVDGAYERLHAVGIGVPGPVSFRDGVPVSPPIMPGWDRFPVRELLTREHGCPAVVDNDVNIMAIGERHGGVAHSVDDFLFVKIGTGIGCGIYLSGEVYRGTDGCAGDIGHIQVDTHGPTCSCGNAGCLEALFSGAALARDANAAARNGSSPALAERLSTRGTVTAEDVAEGAIEGDVVCIQLIRDGGRRVGGVLAGLVSFTNPSMIVIGGGLARLGHILLAEIRSVVYRRSLPLATGNLPVVLSELGSRAGVAGAAVLASDVAFGEAS, from the coding sequence GTGCGAACGGTGGAGCCCCTGCACCTGCGGCTGTTGCGGTTGCTCCGCGACGAGGGAGCCGTGTCCCGGGCGGAGCTGGGCGACCGGCTGGAGATGGCGCGCCCCCGGCTGCTCGCCGAGCTGGAGCGGCTGGTGGACCTCGGCTACGTCGCCGAGGCCGGCCTCGCGGCGTCGCGGGGCGGGCGCCGGTCGACCCTGGTCGAGCTCAACCCGCAGCTGCGCTTCGCGGCGGTCGACCTCGGGGCGAGCTCGATCGACGTCGAGGTGGTCAACGGGCGGCTGGAGCCGGTGTCCGCGTACGCGGAGCCGGCCGACATCCGCAACGGTCCGAAGGTGACCCTCCAGCGGGTCAACGAGCTGCTGCACAAGTTCCGGGTCGACGGGGCGTACGAGCGGCTGCACGCCGTGGGCATCGGCGTCCCCGGGCCCGTGAGCTTCCGCGACGGGGTGCCGGTCTCGCCGCCGATCATGCCGGGCTGGGACCGCTTCCCCGTCCGCGAGCTGCTGACCCGCGAGCACGGCTGCCCCGCGGTGGTCGACAACGACGTCAACATCATGGCGATCGGCGAGCGGCACGGCGGCGTCGCCCACTCGGTGGACGACTTCCTGTTCGTCAAGATCGGCACCGGCATCGGGTGCGGGATCTACCTCAGCGGCGAGGTCTACCGGGGCACCGACGGCTGCGCCGGGGACATCGGCCACATCCAGGTCGACACGCACGGGCCGACGTGCTCCTGCGGCAACGCCGGCTGCCTGGAGGCGCTGTTCAGCGGGGCCGCCCTGGCCCGCGACGCGAACGCCGCCGCCCGCAACGGCTCCTCGCCGGCCCTGGCCGAGCGACTGTCCACCCGGGGCACCGTCACGGCGGAGGACGTCGCCGAGGGCGCCATCGAGGGCGACGTGGTCTGCATCCAGCTCATCCGCGACGGCGGCCGGCGGGTCGGCGGCGTGCTGGCCGGGCTGGTCAGCTTCACCAACCCGTCGATGATCGTGATCGGCGGCGGGCTGGCCAGGCTGGGCCACATCCTGCTCGCCGAGATCCGCAGCGTGGTCTACCGCCGGTCGCTGCCACTGGCCACCGGCAACCTGCCGGTCGTCCTGTCCGAGCTGGGCTCGCGCGCCGGGGTGGCCGGCGCCGCCGTGCTCGCCAGCGACGTGGCCTTCGGGGAGGCGTCATGA
- a CDS encoding sugar ABC transporter ATP-binding protein, with translation MSQDENAAPLVEAPADTVAGEVVLRLTDVVKTFPGVRALGGVQLEVRAGEVHCLLGQNGAGKSTLIKVLAGVHRPDSGQVQWRGQPVEFTNPQAAMRAGIATIYQELDLVDDLSVAENAFLGHEPRRGGFVRRGHMARRTREILGRLGHGEIPPGRMVRALPAAGKQIVSMARALSHEARLIIMDEPSAVLAHDEVGNLFRIIRELTAQGIAVIYISHRMEEIREIGDRVTVLKDGRTTAANLPARDTPTGELVAKMTGRTIEYVFPDRPADTGAGAELLQVDGLTRAGEFADVSLRVRAGEIVGIAGLVGSGRSELMETIYGARRADAGTVRMGGHALRPGSVGAAVRAGMGLAPEERKSQALLLGEPIFRNVTLATFGRFARLGFTDAGRERAEAEGIADSLELRPRDVRRPVRTLSGGNQQKVVVGRWLLGGTKLLLLDEPTRGVDVGARAELYQVIRGLAAQGVGVLLVSSEVPEVLGLADRVLVMREGRMVREAPAGELDEDTVLDLVMAGSLMEGAPA, from the coding sequence ATGAGCCAGGACGAGAACGCGGCCCCGCTGGTCGAGGCCCCCGCCGACACCGTGGCCGGTGAGGTGGTGCTGCGGCTGACCGACGTGGTGAAGACCTTCCCCGGCGTACGGGCGCTGGGCGGGGTGCAGCTCGAGGTGCGGGCCGGCGAGGTGCACTGCCTGCTCGGCCAGAACGGCGCCGGCAAGTCCACCCTGATCAAGGTCCTCGCGGGGGTGCACCGCCCCGACTCGGGCCAGGTGCAGTGGCGGGGCCAGCCGGTCGAGTTCACCAACCCACAGGCCGCCATGCGCGCCGGCATCGCCACGATCTACCAGGAACTCGACCTGGTCGACGACCTGTCGGTCGCCGAGAACGCGTTCCTCGGCCACGAGCCGCGCCGGGGCGGTTTCGTCCGCCGCGGCCACATGGCCCGCCGGACCCGGGAGATCCTGGGCCGGCTCGGCCACGGCGAGATCCCGCCGGGCCGGATGGTGCGGGCGCTGCCGGCGGCCGGCAAGCAGATCGTCAGCATGGCCCGGGCGCTCTCCCACGAGGCCCGACTGATCATCATGGACGAGCCGAGCGCGGTGCTGGCCCACGACGAGGTGGGCAACCTGTTCCGGATCATCCGTGAGCTGACCGCGCAGGGCATCGCCGTCATCTACATCTCCCACCGCATGGAGGAGATCCGCGAGATCGGCGACCGGGTGACCGTACTCAAGGACGGCCGGACCACGGCGGCGAACCTGCCGGCGCGCGACACCCCGACCGGCGAGCTGGTCGCGAAGATGACGGGCCGCACCATCGAGTACGTCTTCCCGGACCGTCCCGCCGACACCGGCGCCGGCGCGGAGCTGCTCCAGGTCGACGGGCTGACCCGGGCCGGGGAGTTCGCCGACGTGTCGCTGCGCGTGCGGGCCGGCGAGATCGTCGGCATCGCGGGGCTGGTCGGCTCCGGCCGCTCCGAGCTGATGGAGACCATCTACGGCGCACGCCGCGCGGATGCCGGCACGGTCCGGATGGGCGGGCACGCGCTGCGTCCGGGCAGCGTCGGCGCGGCGGTACGGGCCGGCATGGGGCTGGCCCCCGAGGAGCGCAAGAGCCAGGCGCTGCTGCTCGGCGAACCGATCTTCCGCAACGTCACGCTGGCCACGTTCGGCCGGTTCGCCCGCCTCGGCTTCACCGACGCCGGGCGGGAACGGGCCGAGGCGGAGGGAATCGCCGACTCCCTGGAGCTGCGTCCCCGCGACGTGCGCCGGCCGGTGCGCACCCTCTCCGGCGGCAACCAGCAGAAGGTCGTGGTCGGGCGCTGGCTGCTCGGCGGCACGAAGCTGCTGCTGCTCGACGAGCCCACCCGGGGCGTCGACGTCGGTGCCCGGGCGGAGCTGTACCAGGTGATCCGGGGGCTGGCCGCCCAGGGCGTCGGGGTGCTGCTGGTCTCCAGCGAGGTGCCCGAGGTGCTCGGCCTGGCCGATCGGGTGCTGGTGATGCGCGAGGGCCGGATGGTGCGCGAGGCGCCCGCCGGTGAACTGGACGAAGACACGGTGCTCGACCTCGTCATGGCGGGGTCGCTGATGGAAGGCGCACCAGCATGA
- a CDS encoding ABC transporter permease, giving the protein MTDSTPTATPERPAELPAQSPPVDPAATAATAKSPGHHGAAPAGRLSFWRGDSGEGARRNLGLIGVLVVLVVIGIATRPDLYGNSSWVWDNILTILKLASVVGVVTVGMTFVIIGGGIDLSVGAIVALAGVWATTLATQSYGTGGMIFTALAVGLGVGLVNGLLVSYGKLVPFIATLAMMVAARGLAAEISDKQTQVSSNSVINGIASTSPLGIPLLVYILAAVVVAGWVLLNRTTFGRRTVAVGGNPEAARLAGINVRRHTVLLYALSGLCCGIAAIMLTAQANSAQAAMANLYELDAIAAAIIGGTLLSGGRGTIVGSLLGVIIFSTITNLFAINGLSTEAQNMVKGGIIVAAVLIQQFQFRSFTQFLGRNRLTTT; this is encoded by the coding sequence ATGACCGATAGCACACCCACCGCCACACCGGAGCGGCCGGCGGAGCTGCCGGCCCAGTCCCCGCCCGTGGACCCCGCCGCGACGGCGGCGACCGCCAAGAGCCCCGGTCACCACGGGGCCGCCCCTGCCGGCCGGCTCTCCTTCTGGCGCGGCGACAGCGGCGAGGGCGCCCGGCGCAACCTCGGCCTGATCGGCGTCCTCGTCGTGCTGGTCGTGATCGGCATCGCGACCCGCCCCGACCTGTACGGCAACTCGAGCTGGGTGTGGGACAACATCCTCACCATCCTCAAGCTCGCGTCCGTGGTCGGCGTGGTCACCGTCGGCATGACGTTCGTGATCATCGGCGGCGGGATCGACCTGTCGGTCGGCGCGATCGTGGCGCTGGCCGGGGTGTGGGCCACCACGCTGGCCACCCAGAGCTACGGCACGGGTGGCATGATCTTCACGGCGCTCGCCGTCGGGCTGGGCGTCGGCCTGGTCAACGGCCTGCTCGTCTCCTACGGGAAGCTGGTGCCGTTCATCGCCACCCTGGCCATGATGGTGGCCGCCCGGGGCCTGGCCGCGGAGATCTCCGACAAGCAGACCCAGGTGTCGAGCAACAGTGTGATCAACGGGATCGCCAGCACCAGCCCGCTCGGCATCCCCCTGCTGGTCTACATCCTCGCCGCCGTGGTGGTCGCCGGCTGGGTGCTGCTCAACCGGACGACGTTCGGCCGGCGCACCGTCGCCGTCGGCGGCAACCCGGAGGCGGCCCGGCTCGCCGGCATCAACGTGCGGCGGCACACCGTGCTGCTCTACGCGCTGTCCGGCCTCTGCTGCGGCATCGCCGCGATCATGCTGACCGCGCAGGCCAACTCCGCCCAGGCGGCGATGGCGAACCTCTACGAGCTGGACGCGATCGCCGCCGCGATCATCGGCGGCACGCTGCTCAGCGGCGGGCGGGGGACCATCGTCGGCTCCCTGCTCGGGGTGATCATCTTCTCCACCATCACCAACCTCTTCGCCATCAACGGCCTCTCCACCGAGGCCCAGAACATGGTCAAGGGCGGGATCATCGTGGCCGCCGTCCTGATCCAGCAGTTCCAGTTCCGCAGCTTCACCCAGTTCCTCGGCCGCAACCGCCTCACCACCACCTGA
- a CDS encoding substrate-binding domain-containing protein: MTQHSRDLSRRRLLFGGAALGAGALLTACTSNEAAPTAAQTKVAEAASGGNSAPGKQVTIGFSAPAADHGWIAAITNNAKAQAGAYSDVKFTSVEAGADAAAQRAALSTLVAQKPDVIVLLPHDGKELNAFGLEAMKAGIPVVNLDRAFPDARAYRLQIKGDNYGMGVAAATFIIEQLKAKGVSNPIIGEIPGIDSLELTQERSKGFADTLAASGFKVANRRPAEFTADSGQQAATGLFQALPKIDAIWNHDDDQGIGVLAAVNQANRKEFFMVGGAGSKKAMEDIQADNTVLKATVTYSPSMASSAISLARLIGQGKGMSDLVELQVPKEIVLASETITKENASNYLKLGF; this comes from the coding sequence ATGACCCAGCACAGTCGGGACCTGTCCCGTCGGCGGCTGCTGTTCGGCGGGGCCGCGCTCGGCGCGGGCGCGCTGCTCACCGCGTGCACCAGCAACGAGGCGGCGCCCACGGCGGCGCAGACCAAGGTGGCCGAGGCCGCCTCAGGCGGCAACAGCGCCCCGGGCAAGCAGGTGACCATCGGCTTCTCCGCCCCGGCCGCCGACCACGGCTGGATCGCCGCCATCACCAACAACGCCAAGGCGCAGGCCGGCGCGTACTCCGACGTGAAGTTCACGTCGGTCGAGGCCGGCGCGGACGCGGCGGCCCAGCGGGCGGCGCTGTCCACCCTGGTCGCCCAGAAGCCGGACGTCATCGTGCTGCTGCCGCACGACGGCAAGGAGCTCAACGCCTTCGGCCTGGAGGCCATGAAGGCCGGCATCCCCGTGGTCAACCTGGACCGGGCCTTCCCGGACGCCCGGGCCTACCGGCTCCAGATCAAGGGCGACAACTACGGCATGGGGGTGGCCGCGGCCACCTTCATCATCGAGCAGCTCAAGGCCAAGGGCGTCAGCAACCCGATCATCGGCGAGATCCCCGGCATCGACTCGCTGGAGCTGACCCAGGAGCGCTCGAAGGGCTTCGCGGACACGCTCGCCGCGAGCGGCTTCAAGGTGGCCAACCGGCGTCCGGCGGAGTTCACGGCGGACTCCGGCCAGCAGGCCGCCACCGGCCTGTTCCAGGCGCTGCCGAAGATCGACGCGATCTGGAACCACGACGACGACCAGGGCATCGGGGTGCTCGCCGCCGTCAACCAGGCCAACCGCAAGGAATTCTTCATGGTCGGCGGCGCCGGCTCGAAGAAGGCGATGGAGGACATCCAGGCCGACAACACGGTCCTGAAGGCCACCGTCACCTACAGCCCGTCGATGGCGTCCTCCGCGATCTCGCTCGCCCGGCTCATCGGCCAGGGCAAGGGCATGTCCGACCTGGTGGAGCTCCAGGTGCCCAAGGAGATCGTGCTGGCGTCCGAGACGATCACCAAGGAGAACGCGAGCAACTACCTCAAGCTCGGGTTCTGA
- a CDS encoding Gfo/Idh/MocA family protein, with amino-acid sequence MVGYAFMGAAHSQAWRTVNRVYDLPAQVRMSLVCGRDTGKVAEAADRLGWDGYTTDWRSLVESDEIDVVDICTPGDSHAEIALAALAAGKHVLCEKPLANTVAEAREMAAAAIAAQASGVRSMCGFTYRRVPAVTLMRQMIADGRLGTIRHVRAAYLQDWIVDPQFPLVWRLQRDKAGSGALGDIGAHIIDMTQYVTGQRITGVSAITETFVKQRPLPAEYSGLAAQAAGNGAADGPGPDTGPVTVDDAAVFVARLADGALATYEASRFATGRKNALRIEINGSLGTLVFDLERLNELEFYDATRPAAEQGFTRILVTEAEHPYMSAWWPPGHIIGYEHSFTHQARDLVEAIATGVDPAPSFVDGLQVQLVLDAVTHSAEQGSSWTDVEPALEAVAA; translated from the coding sequence ATGGTCGGCTACGCGTTCATGGGCGCCGCGCACTCACAGGCGTGGCGCACCGTGAACCGGGTGTACGACCTGCCGGCGCAGGTGCGGATGTCGTTGGTCTGCGGCCGGGACACCGGCAAGGTGGCCGAGGCCGCCGACCGGCTCGGCTGGGACGGGTACACCACGGACTGGCGTAGCCTCGTCGAGTCCGACGAGATCGACGTGGTCGACATCTGCACACCGGGGGACAGCCACGCCGAGATCGCGCTGGCCGCGCTGGCCGCCGGCAAGCACGTGCTCTGCGAGAAGCCGCTGGCCAACACGGTCGCCGAGGCCCGCGAGATGGCCGCCGCGGCGATCGCCGCGCAGGCGTCGGGGGTCCGGTCCATGTGCGGCTTCACCTACCGCCGGGTCCCGGCGGTCACCCTGATGCGGCAGATGATCGCCGACGGAAGACTCGGCACCATCCGCCACGTCCGGGCGGCGTACCTCCAGGACTGGATCGTCGACCCGCAGTTCCCGCTGGTCTGGCGGTTGCAGAGGGACAAGGCGGGCTCCGGCGCGCTGGGTGACATCGGTGCGCACATCATCGACATGACCCAGTACGTCACGGGCCAGCGGATCACGGGGGTCAGCGCGATCACCGAGACGTTCGTCAAGCAGCGTCCGTTGCCGGCGGAGTACAGCGGCCTGGCCGCGCAGGCCGCCGGCAACGGCGCGGCCGACGGTCCGGGCCCGGACACGGGACCGGTCACCGTGGACGACGCGGCGGTCTTCGTGGCCCGGCTCGCCGACGGCGCGCTGGCCACGTACGAGGCGAGCCGCTTCGCCACCGGCCGCAAGAACGCGCTGCGGATCGAGATCAACGGTTCGCTGGGCACCCTGGTCTTCGACCTGGAACGCCTCAACGAGCTGGAGTTCTACGACGCGACGCGGCCCGCCGCCGAGCAGGGCTTCACCCGCATCCTGGTGACCGAGGCCGAGCACCCGTACATGTCGGCGTGGTGGCCGCCGGGCCACATCATCGGCTACGAGCACAGCTTCACCCACCAGGCGCGCGACCTCGTCGAGGCGATCGCCACCGGCGTCGACCCCGCGCCGTCGTTCGTCGACGGGTTGCAGGTCCAGCTCGTGCTGGACGCGGTGACCCACTCGGCGGAGCAGGGCTCCAGCTGGACCGACGTGGAGCCGGCGTTGGAGGCGGTCGCCGCCTGA
- a CDS encoding inositol-3-phosphate synthase — protein MRTGVWLVGARGSVATTSIVGALALRAGLTGPTGCVTELSELRGPAWPSFADLVFGGHDVAATPLAKRAEALADAGVVPARLVAALGEELAAVDDDVRPAPMGGTQADRAAAVVADLAAFRERHGLDRVVVVNVSATEPAARPHPAHADPDALAAALAAGAEVLPPSSLYAYAAFTAGCPYVDFTPSTGARLPALAALAARHAVPYAGHDGKTGETLLKSVLAPMFAMRHLAVRSWSGTNLLGGGDGATLAQPDANAAKVASKQRVLGEILGYVPQGDTRIDYVEELGDFKTAWDLITFAGFLGTGMRLEFTWHGCDSALAAPLVLDLARITAAAHAAGRHGPLTDLAFFFKDPLGPADSGPDAGATADRAPGHALGEQWARLAAFAADLHAGAGTPPAGGAA, from the coding sequence ATGCGTACGGGTGTCTGGCTGGTGGGGGCGCGCGGCTCGGTCGCGACCACCAGCATCGTCGGGGCGCTCGCCCTGCGGGCCGGGCTCACCGGCCCGACCGGCTGCGTCACCGAGCTGTCCGAGCTGCGGGGCCCCGCGTGGCCCTCGTTCGCCGACCTCGTGTTCGGCGGTCACGACGTGGCCGCCACCCCGCTGGCCAAGCGGGCCGAGGCCCTGGCCGACGCCGGGGTGGTCCCGGCCCGGCTGGTCGCCGCGCTCGGCGAGGAGTTGGCCGCCGTCGACGACGACGTGCGCCCCGCCCCGATGGGCGGGACCCAGGCCGACCGGGCCGCGGCCGTCGTCGCCGACCTCGCCGCGTTCCGCGAACGGCACGGGCTGGACCGGGTGGTGGTGGTCAACGTCTCGGCCACCGAGCCGGCCGCCCGCCCGCACCCCGCGCACGCCGACCCCGACGCCCTGGCCGCCGCGCTCGCCGCCGGCGCGGAGGTGCTGCCGCCCAGCTCGCTGTACGCGTACGCGGCGTTCACCGCCGGCTGCCCCTACGTGGACTTCACCCCGTCGACCGGGGCCCGGCTGCCCGCCCTCGCGGCGCTGGCCGCCCGGCACGCCGTGCCGTACGCGGGGCACGACGGCAAGACCGGGGAGACCCTGCTCAAGTCGGTGCTCGCCCCGATGTTCGCGATGCGGCACCTCGCGGTGCGCTCCTGGTCCGGCACGAACCTGCTCGGCGGCGGCGACGGCGCGACCCTGGCCCAGCCGGACGCCAACGCCGCCAAGGTCGCCAGCAAGCAGCGCGTCCTCGGCGAGATCCTCGGGTACGTCCCGCAGGGCGACACCCGCATCGACTACGTCGAGGAGCTGGGCGACTTCAAGACGGCCTGGGATCTGATCACCTTCGCCGGCTTCCTCGGCACCGGCATGCGGCTGGAGTTCACCTGGCACGGCTGCGACTCCGCGCTGGCCGCCCCGCTCGTGCTCGACCTGGCCCGGATCACCGCCGCCGCGCACGCCGCCGGCCGGCACGGGCCCCTGACCGACCTGGCGTTCTTCTTCAAGGACCCGCTCGGCCCCGCCGACTCCGGGCCGGACGCGGGTGCGACCGCCGATCGTGCCCCCGGTCACGCGCTGGGCGAGCAGTGGGCCCGGCTGGCCGCGTTCGCCGCCGACCTGCACGCCGGGGCCGGGACGCCGCCGGCCGGCGGTGCCGCGTGA
- a CDS encoding SCO3242 family prenyltransferase, with amino-acid sequence MSTLGDLAELVRAPAGLSVPGDVLAGAAAAGALGRRTPGLAAASVLLYWAGMAANDWADRGLDAVERPERPIPSGRVSPPAALGVAAGLTAAGVALAAAAGGRRAAAVAVPLAAAVWAYDLAAKNTAAGPAVMAACRGLDVLLGATGGRLSRAVPAAATVAAHTWTVTALSRREVGGTDRVLPGATLAGTALVAAAAVGPRPAAAPAALAAGYLARYGGAQARVLADGSAGRVRAAVGAGITGLPALQGALTARAGAGLLGLAVAAAAPLGRLLARKVSPT; translated from the coding sequence GTGAGCACCCTCGGCGACCTGGCCGAGCTGGTCCGCGCCCCGGCCGGGCTCTCCGTGCCCGGCGACGTGCTGGCCGGCGCGGCGGCGGCCGGCGCGCTCGGTCGGCGTACGCCCGGCCTGGCCGCCGCGTCGGTGCTGCTCTACTGGGCCGGGATGGCCGCCAACGACTGGGCCGACCGGGGCCTCGACGCGGTCGAGCGCCCGGAGCGGCCCATTCCCAGCGGCCGGGTCAGCCCGCCCGCCGCGCTCGGCGTCGCCGCCGGCCTCACCGCCGCCGGGGTGGCCCTGGCCGCCGCGGCGGGCGGCCGGCGCGCCGCCGCCGTCGCCGTGCCGCTGGCCGCCGCCGTCTGGGCGTACGACCTGGCGGCCAAGAACACCGCCGCCGGCCCCGCCGTGATGGCGGCCTGCCGGGGGCTGGACGTGCTGCTCGGCGCGACCGGCGGCCGGCTGTCCCGGGCCGTGCCGGCGGCGGCCACCGTCGCCGCGCACACCTGGACGGTCACCGCCCTGTCCCGCCGCGAGGTCGGCGGGACCGACCGGGTCCTGCCCGGCGCGACCCTCGCCGGCACGGCCCTCGTCGCCGCCGCGGCAGTGGGCCCCCGGCCCGCCGCCGCCCCGGCGGCCCTCGCCGCCGGTTACCTCGCCCGCTACGGCGGGGCGCAGGCCCGGGTGCTCGCCGACGGTTCGGCGGGGCGGGTCCGGGCCGCCGTCGGCGCGGGCATCACCGGGCTGCCCGCGTTGCAGGGCGCGCTGACCGCCCGGGCCGGCGCGGGGCTGCTGGGCCTCGCGGTCGCCGCCGCCGCGCCGCTGGGCCGGCTGCTGGCCCGGAAGGTGTCCCCGACGTGA